A part of Aquila chrysaetos chrysaetos chromosome 14, bAquChr1.4, whole genome shotgun sequence genomic DNA contains:
- the CLN5 gene encoding ceroid-lipofuscinosis neuronal protein 5 isoform X2 — MSLSVRFDYRPKPDPYCQARYTFCPTGSAIPVMKEEDVIEVYRLQAPVWEFKYGDLLGHLKIMHDAVGFKSSLTGKNYTMEWYELFQLGNCTFPHLRPGMDAPFWCNQGAACFYEGIDDAHWKENGTLVLVTTISGTMFNEMAKWVKYDNETGIYYETWTVQASPDKQSTVWFDSYECSKFILRTYQKLADLGAVFKKIQTNYTSIILFSGEPIYLGNETSIFGPLGNRTLAAAIRDFYYPFKPHRTVGEFFVDLLKIIDRVILNHQFYLFYNLEYWFLPMKFPYLKIVYEEVPLPIGSKTSFGV; from the exons ATGAGCCTGTCAGT GCGCTTTGATTACCGTCCAAAACCTGATCCTTACTGCCAAGCTCGTTACACCTTCTGTCCCACTGGCTCTGCCATTCCAGTTATGAAAGAGGAGGATGTCATTGAAGTGTATCGATTACAGGCTCCAGTATGGGAATTCAAATATGGAGACCTACTGGGACATTTG aaaattatGCATGATGCTGTGGGTTTCAAGAGCTCTCTAACGGGCAAAAACTACACAATGGAGTGGTATGAGCTCTTCCAACTTGGGAACTGCACATTTCCACATCTCCGGCCTGGCATGGATGCACCATTCTGGTGtaaccagggagctgcctgCTTTTATGAAGGAATAGATGATGCacactggaaggaaaatggaacTTTAGTTCTCGTGACCACAATATCAG GAACCATGTTTAACGAAATGGCAAAATGGGTAAAATACGACAATGAGACTGGCATTTACTATGAGACCTGGACAGTTCAAGCAAGTCCTGACAAACAGTCAACAGTATGGTTTGACTCTTATGAATGCTCTAAATTTATACTGAGAACATACCAGAAGCTAGCTGACTTAGGAGCTGTATTTAAGAAGATACAAACAAACTATACGAGCATAATTTTATTCAGTGGAGAACCTATTTATTTGGGAAATGAAACATCTATTTTTGGACCACTAGGAAACCGGACATTGGCAGCAGCTATAAGAGACTTCTACTATCCATTCAAACCTCATCGGACAGTTGGAGAGTTTTTTGtggatcttttaaaaataattgatcGTGTCATCTTGAATCATCAGTTTTACCTCTTCTATAACTTGGAATACTGGTTTTTACCTATGAAGTTCCCTTATCTCAAAATAGTTTATGAAGAGGTCCCTTTACCTATTGGAAGCAAAACATCCTTTGGTGTATAA
- the CLN5 gene encoding ceroid-lipofuscinosis neuronal protein 5 isoform X1 — translation MGAARHYRRRRLLLLLLAAAAWGPCFSGELRSPQRRWPVPYRRFDYRPKPDPYCQARYTFCPTGSAIPVMKEEDVIEVYRLQAPVWEFKYGDLLGHLKIMHDAVGFKSSLTGKNYTMEWYELFQLGNCTFPHLRPGMDAPFWCNQGAACFYEGIDDAHWKENGTLVLVTTISGTMFNEMAKWVKYDNETGIYYETWTVQASPDKQSTVWFDSYECSKFILRTYQKLADLGAVFKKIQTNYTSIILFSGEPIYLGNETSIFGPLGNRTLAAAIRDFYYPFKPHRTVGEFFVDLLKIIDRVILNHQFYLFYNLEYWFLPMKFPYLKIVYEEVPLPIGSKTSFGV, via the exons ATGGGCGCCGCCCGCCACtaccggcggcggcggctgctgctgctgctgctggcggcggcggcttGGGGGCCGTGTTTCTCGGGGGAGCTCCGCTCCCCGCAGCGGCGGTGGCCGGTGCCTTACAG GCGCTTTGATTACCGTCCAAAACCTGATCCTTACTGCCAAGCTCGTTACACCTTCTGTCCCACTGGCTCTGCCATTCCAGTTATGAAAGAGGAGGATGTCATTGAAGTGTATCGATTACAGGCTCCAGTATGGGAATTCAAATATGGAGACCTACTGGGACATTTG aaaattatGCATGATGCTGTGGGTTTCAAGAGCTCTCTAACGGGCAAAAACTACACAATGGAGTGGTATGAGCTCTTCCAACTTGGGAACTGCACATTTCCACATCTCCGGCCTGGCATGGATGCACCATTCTGGTGtaaccagggagctgcctgCTTTTATGAAGGAATAGATGATGCacactggaaggaaaatggaacTTTAGTTCTCGTGACCACAATATCAG GAACCATGTTTAACGAAATGGCAAAATGGGTAAAATACGACAATGAGACTGGCATTTACTATGAGACCTGGACAGTTCAAGCAAGTCCTGACAAACAGTCAACAGTATGGTTTGACTCTTATGAATGCTCTAAATTTATACTGAGAACATACCAGAAGCTAGCTGACTTAGGAGCTGTATTTAAGAAGATACAAACAAACTATACGAGCATAATTTTATTCAGTGGAGAACCTATTTATTTGGGAAATGAAACATCTATTTTTGGACCACTAGGAAACCGGACATTGGCAGCAGCTATAAGAGACTTCTACTATCCATTCAAACCTCATCGGACAGTTGGAGAGTTTTTTGtggatcttttaaaaataattgatcGTGTCATCTTGAATCATCAGTTTTACCTCTTCTATAACTTGGAATACTGGTTTTTACCTATGAAGTTCCCTTATCTCAAAATAGTTTATGAAGAGGTCCCTTTACCTATTGGAAGCAAAACATCCTTTGGTGTATAA
- the LOC115350553 gene encoding glutamine amidotransferase-like class 1 domain-containing protein 3A, mitochondrial isoform X1, translating into MGKRVALVLAGCGVFDGSEIHEASAALVHLSRGGAESCRKVKIFAPDIEQRDVVNHLKGSPTEENRNVLVESARLARGDIQDLAELKASEFDAVIFPGGFGVAKNLCSWAVDGKNCTVNEHVNSTLQAFHSAKKPIGLCCISPVLAAKVFPGCEVTVGQDKNIDGRFPDAETASAIAELGCKHICKNVNESHVDNANKIVTTCAFMCKAPLHEIFDGIGTMVQEVLKLA; encoded by the exons ATGGGCAAGCGAGTGGCTCTGGTTCTCGCCGGCTGCGGCGTCTTCGATGGCAGCGAGATTCACGAGGCCTCGGCGGCGCTGGTGCACCTCAGCCGCGGCGGCGCGGAG TCTTGTAGGAAA GTGAAGATATTTGCCCCCGATATTGAGCAAAGGGATGTAGTCAATCACCTAAAAGGAAGTCcaacagaagagaacagaaatgtgTTAGTTGAAAGTGCCAGACTGGCAAGAGGAGACATTCAGGATCTGGCTGAACTGAAAGCTAGTGAATTTGATGCGGTCATTTTCCCTG gtggtTTTGGTGTAGCAAAGAACCTCTGTTCCTGGGCTGTAGATGGCAAGAACTGTACTGTCAATGAGCACGTGAACTCCACACTCCAAGCTTTCCACAGTGCTAAAAAGCCCATTGGTTTGTGCTGTATATCACCAGTTCTGGCAGCTAAAGTCTTTCCTGGTTGTGAGGTCACGGTCGGCCAAGATAAAAACATAGATGGAAG atttcCTGATGCTGAAACGGCATCTGCTATAGCAGAGCTTGGATGTAAGcacatttgcaaaaatgtaaatgaatcCCATGTGGATAATGCCAATAAAATAGTTACTACCTGTGCTTTCATGTGCAAGGCTCCTCTGCATGAAATCTTTGATGGTATCGGAACAATGGTACAAGAAGTCCTGAAACTTGCCTGA
- the LOC115350553 gene encoding glutamine amidotransferase-like class 1 domain-containing protein 3A, mitochondrial isoform X2 translates to MGKRVALVLAGCGVFDGSEIHEASAALVHLSRGGAEVKIFAPDIEQRDVVNHLKGSPTEENRNVLVESARLARGDIQDLAELKASEFDAVIFPGGFGVAKNLCSWAVDGKNCTVNEHVNSTLQAFHSAKKPIGLCCISPVLAAKVFPGCEVTVGQDKNIDGRFPDAETASAIAELGCKHICKNVNESHVDNANKIVTTCAFMCKAPLHEIFDGIGTMVQEVLKLA, encoded by the exons ATGGGCAAGCGAGTGGCTCTGGTTCTCGCCGGCTGCGGCGTCTTCGATGGCAGCGAGATTCACGAGGCCTCGGCGGCGCTGGTGCACCTCAGCCGCGGCGGCGCGGAG GTGAAGATATTTGCCCCCGATATTGAGCAAAGGGATGTAGTCAATCACCTAAAAGGAAGTCcaacagaagagaacagaaatgtgTTAGTTGAAAGTGCCAGACTGGCAAGAGGAGACATTCAGGATCTGGCTGAACTGAAAGCTAGTGAATTTGATGCGGTCATTTTCCCTG gtggtTTTGGTGTAGCAAAGAACCTCTGTTCCTGGGCTGTAGATGGCAAGAACTGTACTGTCAATGAGCACGTGAACTCCACACTCCAAGCTTTCCACAGTGCTAAAAAGCCCATTGGTTTGTGCTGTATATCACCAGTTCTGGCAGCTAAAGTCTTTCCTGGTTGTGAGGTCACGGTCGGCCAAGATAAAAACATAGATGGAAG atttcCTGATGCTGAAACGGCATCTGCTATAGCAGAGCTTGGATGTAAGcacatttgcaaaaatgtaaatgaatcCCATGTGGATAATGCCAATAAAATAGTTACTACCTGTGCTTTCATGTGCAAGGCTCCTCTGCATGAAATCTTTGATGGTATCGGAACAATGGTACAAGAAGTCCTGAAACTTGCCTGA